One segment of Anatilimnocola aggregata DNA contains the following:
- a CDS encoding tetratricopeptide repeat protein, translated as MKLTISWACFVLLMPLIALAVPPREGPKKPQQPSGRPSRPTPNVGSPSLSSAGRPTARPQSGGNSFGRPGGSSEISRKPTVSMLPGRPPSSSGNRLPGSFRPPSNDRPGNSGNERPVTPRPEFNRPGGSRPGSNGSGFNRPIDHRPDVVVNRPDINFNRPTINRPNNSTNINVNRPVINRPVNNNTTIVNRPVTNVTNNTVNKTVINKNTTVINKNYGNQNTFNRPGNYAGNSYRPPRAYYPELHHHWQPTTWSGAYRPAYYNYSYSSGGITLSATNFAFSNPYYVRPAVPTTVLYDYSQPIRVPEPNYEESSDELVRSERAIRRFDDAREVFRRGEYGRANELIDEAIQLLPNDPNLHEFRSLVLFARRRYSESAAALYSVLAVSPGWDAGTLARLYDDPQVYLQQAADLEEFAKANREAMDARFLLVYHDLVRGDQERAEKLLASCVAAQPDDRVMQNLLTALQGRIGAAVPADPG; from the coding sequence ATGAAACTGACTATCTCCTGGGCTTGCTTCGTGCTGCTCATGCCACTGATTGCCCTGGCGGTTCCGCCGCGCGAGGGCCCGAAAAAGCCGCAGCAGCCTAGCGGCAGGCCGTCTCGGCCGACGCCGAATGTCGGCAGTCCTTCACTCAGTTCTGCGGGGCGGCCCACTGCCCGACCGCAGTCCGGCGGCAACAGTTTTGGCCGGCCAGGTGGCAGCAGCGAAATTAGCCGTAAGCCGACCGTTTCGATGCTTCCGGGGCGCCCGCCAAGCAGCAGCGGCAATCGCCTCCCTGGCAGCTTTCGTCCACCGAGTAACGATCGACCTGGGAACTCAGGCAATGAGCGACCAGTCACCCCGCGCCCGGAATTTAATCGTCCGGGGGGAAGTCGTCCGGGCAGCAATGGTTCTGGCTTCAACCGGCCGATCGATCATCGTCCCGACGTGGTGGTGAATCGTCCCGATATTAACTTCAATCGGCCCACAATCAATCGTCCGAACAATAGCACCAACATCAACGTTAATCGGCCAGTCATCAATCGGCCGGTGAACAACAACACGACCATCGTCAATCGACCGGTGACCAACGTCACCAACAACACCGTCAACAAGACGGTGATCAACAAGAATACGACCGTCATCAACAAAAACTATGGCAATCAAAACACGTTCAACCGGCCGGGGAACTACGCGGGCAACAGCTATCGCCCACCGCGAGCTTATTACCCCGAGTTGCACCATCACTGGCAACCGACCACCTGGTCGGGCGCTTACCGGCCCGCGTACTACAACTACAGTTATTCCAGCGGTGGAATAACGCTCAGCGCCACGAACTTCGCCTTCAGCAATCCCTATTACGTGCGACCTGCGGTGCCGACCACCGTGCTCTATGACTACTCGCAGCCGATTCGCGTGCCGGAGCCGAATTACGAGGAGTCGTCGGACGAGCTCGTCCGCTCGGAGCGGGCGATTCGCCGGTTTGACGATGCTCGCGAGGTGTTCCGCCGGGGCGAGTATGGTCGGGCGAACGAACTGATCGACGAAGCCATACAGCTGCTGCCGAACGACCCCAACTTGCACGAGTTCCGCTCGCTAGTGCTGTTTGCACGCAGGCGTTATTCGGAATCGGCAGCAGCGCTCTATTCGGTGTTGGCCGTCAGCCCGGGCTGGGATGCCGGAACCCTTGCCAGGCTCTACGACGATCCGCAGGTCTATTTGCAGCAAGCGGCCGATTTGGAGGAGTTCGCGAAAGCCAATCGCGAAGCGATGGATGCGCGGTTCTTGCTCGTCTATCACGATCTGGTCCGCGGCGATCAAGAGCGGGCCGAAAAGTTGCTCGCCAGTTGTGTTGCCGCTCAGCCGGACGACCGCGTGATGCAGAACCTGCTGACTGCGCTGCAGGGGAGAATCGGCGCGGCAGTCCCGGCCGATCCCGGTTAA
- a CDS encoding YybH family protein, with the protein MSRFGFGFLLAALFLSSSAVQSTAVWGQETAPPVVPAPAAANVAELQATIDKYVAAYSAGTIDAVMSHWADDADFVDIRGRFHEGKDLISALFRRGFANNPGRKLELKSAARKFLTPDVAMDDGILELIDASGDKDSGRYTVVWTKVNGKWLIRSARDIPLEAEEAAAAEQSPPLEELGWLVGKWEAKSEKHQITLDCDWQLDKSFLVQTFHVKSAEDDFRVVTYIAFDPAEGRFRSWFFDSRSGFGGGSWTKRGNVYRVAIVSVLPDGQIGSSLMTWESIDADTLAWQALEREVGGEPLPDATQKYVRTK; encoded by the coding sequence ATGTCTCGCTTTGGGTTCGGGTTCTTGCTCGCGGCGTTGTTTCTATCGAGCTCAGCTGTTCAGTCAACTGCAGTCTGGGGACAAGAGACCGCTCCTCCGGTTGTGCCGGCGCCCGCCGCTGCCAACGTGGCTGAACTGCAGGCTACGATCGACAAGTACGTCGCGGCCTATAGTGCCGGTACCATCGACGCGGTGATGAGCCACTGGGCTGATGACGCCGACTTCGTCGATATTCGCGGGCGATTTCACGAAGGGAAGGACTTGATTTCCGCTTTGTTTCGTCGGGGCTTCGCCAACAATCCCGGCCGCAAGTTGGAACTGAAGTCCGCGGCTCGCAAATTCTTAACGCCGGATGTGGCGATGGATGACGGCATCCTGGAGTTGATCGACGCCAGCGGCGACAAGGATAGCGGCCGCTACACCGTGGTTTGGACCAAGGTGAATGGCAAATGGCTGATTCGCAGCGCTCGCGATATACCGCTCGAAGCTGAAGAAGCGGCCGCTGCGGAACAATCGCCGCCGCTGGAGGAATTGGGCTGGCTGGTCGGCAAATGGGAAGCGAAATCCGAAAAGCACCAGATCACGCTCGATTGCGATTGGCAACTCGACAAGAGCTTTCTTGTGCAGACCTTTCACGTGAAGTCGGCCGAAGATGACTTTCGCGTGGTGACTTACATTGCTTTCGATCCGGCCGAGGGACGGTTTCGGTCGTGGTTTTTCGATAGCCGCAGCGGCTTTGGAGGCGGCAGTTGGACGAAGCGTGGCAATGTCTATCGCGTGGCCATCGTGTCGGTCTTGCCCGATGGACAAATCGGCTCCTCGCTGATGACTTGGGAGTCGATCGACGCCGACACGCTCGCCTGGCAGGCGCTCGAACGCGAAGTTGGCGGCGAACCACTACCAGATGCCACCCAGAAATATGTACGCACTAAATAG
- a CDS encoding NAD(P)/FAD-dependent oxidoreductase — protein sequence MSPKKILVLGGGFAGLWGAVGAARKLAELGLGPEAVNVTLVNRDPYHSIRVRNYEADLGGIRIPLDDVLEPIGVQRIEGDAGRINVAAQTVLVKGASGSHWLPYDRLVFALGSQLVRPAIPGLAEYSFDVDTYDGAAKLQQHMQALSQLPESPGRYTVVVVGAGLTGIETVAELPARLRKIMAATGTDQHCRVILADHNPHVGSDMGNSALPIIEEALASLGIETMLGVQIAGVGPNGVTLGSGEAVPAATVVWCAGMRANPLTQQFGVELNRFGQLAVDEFLRVKNVPHVFAAGDSATAMMDEQHASVMSCQHGRPMGRFAGHNVVSDLFAQPMLPLHIDWYVTVLDLGSWGAVYTEGWDRHMVAQGADAKQTKQIINCQRIYPPLNRNRDEILAAAAPVVQRPPQYQH from the coding sequence ATGAGCCCCAAGAAAATATTAGTCTTAGGCGGTGGTTTTGCTGGGCTCTGGGGTGCCGTCGGTGCAGCGCGAAAGCTCGCGGAATTGGGACTTGGCCCGGAGGCAGTAAACGTCACGCTGGTGAACCGAGATCCGTACCACAGCATTCGCGTGCGTAACTACGAAGCCGACTTAGGCGGAATTCGCATACCCTTGGATGATGTGCTTGAGCCAATAGGTGTGCAACGCATCGAAGGCGATGCTGGTCGAATCAATGTCGCCGCACAAACAGTCTTGGTGAAAGGAGCCAGCGGTTCGCACTGGCTCCCCTATGACCGGTTGGTGTTTGCCCTCGGTAGTCAACTCGTCAGGCCGGCCATTCCTGGCCTGGCTGAGTACTCCTTCGATGTCGACACCTACGACGGCGCGGCAAAACTTCAACAGCACATGCAAGCACTTTCGCAGCTGCCCGAATCGCCAGGGCGATATACCGTAGTCGTGGTTGGGGCAGGTTTGACCGGTATTGAAACGGTTGCGGAACTTCCCGCTCGACTGCGCAAAATCATGGCTGCGACGGGAACCGATCAGCACTGTCGTGTCATTTTGGCCGATCACAATCCGCATGTCGGTTCCGATATGGGGAACTCTGCGCTTCCGATCATCGAGGAGGCGCTAGCGAGCCTGGGGATCGAAACAATGCTGGGTGTGCAGATAGCAGGAGTTGGGCCAAACGGCGTCACCCTCGGCAGTGGCGAAGCAGTTCCCGCAGCGACGGTAGTCTGGTGTGCTGGCATGCGGGCCAATCCGCTGACGCAGCAGTTCGGCGTGGAGTTGAATCGCTTTGGGCAATTGGCCGTCGACGAGTTCCTGCGCGTCAAAAACGTGCCGCACGTATTTGCTGCTGGGGATTCGGCCACGGCAATGATGGACGAGCAACATGCGTCCGTTATGTCGTGCCAGCATGGGCGGCCGATGGGGCGATTTGCTGGGCACAACGTCGTCAGCGACCTGTTCGCCCAGCCGATGTTGCCCCTGCATATCGACTGGTATGTCACGGTGCTCGACCTCGGTTCTTGGGGAGCCGTTTATACCGAAGGCTGGGACCGCCATATGGTTGCTCAGGGGGCAGACGCCAAACAGACGAAACAGATCATCAATTGTCAGCGAATCTACCCGCCCCTCAATCGCAATCGCGATGAAATCCTGGCCGCGGCTGCTCCGGTTGTTCAGCGACCGCCGCAGTACCAACACTGA
- the tuf gene encoding elongation factor Tu: MAKETFQRTKPHCNVGTIGHIDHGKTTTTAALVSVQAAKGLATIKSYADIAKGGTVRDATKTVTIAVSHVEYETEKRHYAHIDCPGHADFIKNMITGAAQMDGAILVVSAADGPMPQTREHVLLARQVDVPALVVFLNKIDLVDDPDLLELVEMEIRELLTKNGFPGDDIPIVRGCALPAYQNPSDPAARKCIEDLLDAVDSYIPQPKREEDKPFLMAIEDVFSIEGRGTVATGRIERGVVKVGDEVMIIGLSKEPTKTTVTGVEMFRKELGEGRAGDNVGCLLRGVRREDIERGQVLAKANSITPHTKFEAEVYCLSKEEGGRHTPFFSGYRPQFYFRTTDVTGTADLVGADMCMPGDNVKVVVTLHKPIAMDDGVRFAIREGGKTVGSGVVTKVVE, encoded by the coding sequence ATGGCCAAGGAAACTTTTCAGCGGACTAAGCCGCACTGCAACGTCGGCACGATCGGCCACATCGACCATGGCAAGACCACGACAACGGCAGCCTTGGTGTCGGTTCAGGCTGCAAAGGGCCTTGCTACAATCAAGTCGTATGCGGATATCGCCAAGGGCGGTACCGTTCGCGATGCCACGAAGACGGTGACGATCGCCGTGTCGCACGTCGAATACGAGACCGAAAAGCGTCACTACGCTCACATCGACTGCCCCGGACACGCCGACTTTATTAAGAACATGATCACCGGTGCCGCCCAGATGGACGGTGCGATCCTGGTCGTGTCGGCTGCTGACGGCCCGATGCCGCAGACTCGCGAACACGTGCTGTTGGCTCGTCAGGTAGACGTCCCTGCACTCGTTGTGTTCCTCAACAAGATCGACCTCGTCGACGATCCCGACCTGCTCGAGCTCGTTGAAATGGAAATTCGCGAACTGCTCACCAAGAACGGCTTCCCCGGCGACGACATTCCAATCGTCCGCGGTTGCGCCCTGCCCGCTTACCAGAATCCTTCGGATCCTGCTGCTCGTAAGTGCATCGAAGACCTGCTCGACGCAGTCGATAGCTACATTCCCCAACCAAAGCGCGAAGAAGACAAGCCATTCCTTATGGCTATCGAAGACGTCTTCTCGATCGAAGGTCGCGGTACTGTCGCCACCGGTCGTATTGAGCGCGGCGTAGTGAAGGTTGGCGACGAAGTCATGATCATCGGTCTCAGCAAAGAGCCGACCAAGACCACCGTCACTGGCGTCGAAATGTTCCGCAAGGAACTCGGCGAAGGTCGTGCAGGAGACAACGTCGGTTGCTTGCTCCGTGGCGTTCGTCGCGAAGACATCGAGCGTGGCCAGGTTCTCGCCAAAGCCAACTCGATCACCCCGCACACCAAGTTCGAAGCAGAAGTGTACTGCTTGTCGAAGGAAGAAGGTGGTCGCCACACTCCGTTCTTCAGCGGTTATCGCCCGCAGTTTTACTTCCGCACCACCGACGTGACCGGTACTGCCGACCTCGTCGGTGCCGACATGTGCATGCCTGGCGACAACGTCAAGGTTGTGGTCACACTGCACAAGCCCATCGCCATGGATGACGGCGTGCGTTTTGCTATCCGCGAAGGTGGCAAGACCGTCGGTTCGGGCGTTGTGACCAAGGTTGTTGAGTAG
- the secE gene encoding preprotein translocase subunit SecE, which produces MSKDKAASSMGLNLILSEFLSTGLYKRSQGRLARQITCVVIWVVVAFGAWRLAEAGLQGQQNAVRYGIASAVLLAGLWIGYRLVNYPPFADFLIAVEAEMNKVSWPTWRELSRSTTVVIVLIIGLTAVLFALDAAWLGILTALGVAKG; this is translated from the coding sequence ATGTCAAAAGATAAAGCGGCGTCGAGTATGGGACTGAATTTGATTCTCAGCGAATTCCTGAGCACTGGGCTGTACAAGCGTAGCCAGGGTCGCCTCGCGCGCCAAATTACGTGCGTGGTGATCTGGGTAGTTGTCGCTTTTGGTGCCTGGCGATTGGCTGAAGCTGGCCTGCAGGGGCAGCAGAATGCTGTTCGCTACGGCATTGCTTCGGCAGTGCTGCTAGCTGGCCTCTGGATTGGCTATCGACTGGTAAACTATCCGCCATTCGCCGATTTTTTGATCGCCGTCGAAGCGGAAATGAACAAGGTCTCGTGGCCGACCTGGCGCGAGTTGTCGCGCAGCACCACGGTGGTGATTGTCTTGATTATCGGCCTGACGGCTGTCCTGTTTGCCCTCGATGCTGCCTGGCTGGGCATCTTGACGGCCCTTGGCGTTGCCAAGGGTTAG
- the nusG gene encoding transcription termination/antitermination protein NusG, translated as MHPDSPENSEPDAGPATSSDVVPPVEPTAATPAQPQPDDVTLSPGSLAASSQAGDPPHRATEEAQLDATEIDEPEVEADEPEADVPDREPLEFIDESRLDDSLTFDWYILKIQVNREDSIKDALLRRIKMNGVERYFKDVVVPTEDVAEFTKTGKRKVVKKKLYPGYLLINMAVNDESWFAIRETAGIGDFTGSGGKPTPMLPHDVETILRKSKVLTDEATPVKSTIPFKKADRVRVKEGNFQNFEGEVAAVDQANGRVKVLVLIFGRSTEIEFQHWQIELI; from the coding sequence ATGCATCCCGATAGTCCCGAAAATTCCGAGCCTGATGCTGGTCCTGCGACTTCCAGCGATGTGGTGCCGCCCGTCGAGCCAACTGCTGCCACGCCCGCACAGCCTCAGCCCGATGATGTCACGCTCTCGCCCGGTTCGCTCGCCGCCTCCAGCCAGGCTGGCGATCCTCCGCATCGCGCTACCGAAGAAGCGCAATTGGATGCCACCGAGATTGACGAACCAGAAGTCGAAGCTGATGAGCCGGAAGCAGACGTTCCGGACCGCGAGCCGCTTGAGTTCATCGATGAATCGCGGCTCGACGACTCGCTGACGTTCGATTGGTACATCCTCAAAATCCAGGTCAATCGCGAAGACTCGATCAAGGACGCCCTCCTTCGCCGCATCAAGATGAATGGGGTGGAGCGGTACTTCAAAGACGTGGTCGTTCCCACCGAAGATGTGGCCGAGTTCACCAAGACCGGCAAGCGCAAGGTTGTCAAAAAGAAGCTCTATCCGGGCTACTTGCTGATTAACATGGCCGTCAACGATGAGTCGTGGTTCGCGATTCGTGAAACGGCCGGCATTGGCGACTTCACCGGCTCCGGCGGCAAGCCCACGCCGATGTTGCCGCACGACGTTGAGACCATTCTGCGGAAGAGCAAGGTGCTCACCGACGAAGCGACTCCCGTCAAGTCGACCATTCCTTTCAAGAAGGCCGATCGTGTTCGGGTCAAGGAAGGGAACTTCCAAAACTTCGAGGGCGAGGTTGCCGCCGTCGATCAGGCCAACGGACGGGTCAAGGTTCTGGTGCTCATTTTTGGTCGCTCGACCGAGATCGAGTTCCAGCACTGGCAGATCGAACTCATTTAG
- the rplK gene encoding 50S ribosomal protein L11 → MAKVKQVTGQAKFQVTGGQATPAPPVGTSLGKFGINLGQFVSQFNERTREFMGIPIPVVVTVYNDRSFEFITKSPPASALLKMAAGCAKGAGVPNKDKVGKVTKAQILEIVKKKEDVLNSMDPERAGRMIEGTARSMGIVVEG, encoded by the coding sequence ATGGCTAAGGTTAAGCAGGTTACGGGTCAGGCAAAGTTTCAAGTGACGGGTGGTCAGGCTACCCCGGCCCCGCCAGTTGGTACTTCGCTCGGTAAGTTCGGTATCAACCTCGGCCAATTCGTCTCGCAGTTCAATGAGCGAACTCGCGAATTCATGGGGATTCCAATTCCCGTGGTCGTGACCGTTTATAACGATCGTTCGTTCGAATTCATCACCAAGAGCCCCCCCGCGTCAGCGTTGCTCAAAATGGCTGCTGGCTGTGCCAAGGGTGCAGGCGTGCCGAACAAAGACAAGGTCGGCAAGGTGACCAAGGCCCAAATCTTGGAAATCGTGAAAAAGAAAGAGGACGTCCTGAACTCGATGGATCCCGAGCGTGCTGGCAGAATGATCGAAGGGACGGCTCGCAGCATGGGGATTGTTGTCGAAGGTTAA
- the rplA gene encoding 50S ribosomal protein L1, translating into MPKQSKRFRALLKVAPPTKDVISLDKAVERLKQFGNTKFDQAIEIHMRLGVDPKQADQIVRGSVVLPHGIGKAQRVAVFAKGELAAAATAAGADFVGQEELAQKIKDGWTDFDVCIAAPDMMGLVGPLGRVLGPRGLMPSPRAGTVTPDVSRVVKEYKAGKVEFRNDNGGIVHAIVGKASFEAPKLKENIEAFVQYVLGLKPNTVKGTYVKSVALCATMSPAVRIAV; encoded by the coding sequence ATGCCCAAGCAATCGAAGCGTTTTCGTGCCCTCCTCAAGGTCGCGCCGCCCACTAAGGACGTTATTTCCTTGGACAAGGCTGTCGAGCGCCTGAAGCAGTTTGGCAATACCAAGTTCGATCAAGCGATCGAAATCCACATGCGTTTGGGTGTTGATCCCAAGCAGGCCGACCAAATCGTGCGTGGTAGCGTGGTGCTGCCTCACGGCATTGGCAAGGCTCAGCGCGTTGCTGTGTTCGCCAAGGGCGAACTGGCTGCGGCAGCAACTGCTGCTGGTGCCGACTTTGTGGGCCAGGAAGAATTGGCTCAGAAGATCAAGGACGGCTGGACCGATTTCGATGTCTGCATCGCCGCTCCCGACATGATGGGTCTCGTTGGTCCGCTCGGTCGCGTGCTCGGCCCGCGTGGCTTGATGCCGTCGCCTCGCGCCGGCACCGTGACGCCCGATGTATCGCGCGTGGTCAAGGAATACAAAGCTGGTAAGGTCGAATTTCGCAACGACAACGGCGGCATTGTGCACGCAATTGTTGGCAAGGCGAGCTTCGAAGCACCCAAGCTGAAAGAGAACATCGAGGCCTTCGTGCAGTACGTGTTGGGCCTGAAGCCAAACACGGTGAAGGGCACTTACGTAAAGAGCGTGGCCCTTTGTGCCACGATGAGCCCGGCGGTTCGCATTGCAGTGTAG
- the rplJ gene encoding 50S ribosomal protein L10, with translation MSKTLKRLITEEIKQRLQGVNDAVLVNVIGLDSSNTYNLRRELKKKGLSLMVVKASLARRATEGTSLAPAFEGGEGSLAVVYGGEDFVSLAKEMAAIHKKPEFEKCLPRGGVMDGEKLSAEKMKEVAKWPNRVGQISLLLGQILSPGAKLLSQINQPGGALLSQVKKISEKEQVSEKEGAEPAAS, from the coding sequence ATGAGCAAGACACTAAAGCGTCTGATCACTGAAGAAATCAAGCAGCGGCTGCAGGGCGTGAACGACGCCGTGCTCGTCAACGTGATTGGCTTGGATTCTTCGAACACCTATAACCTGCGGCGCGAGCTGAAGAAGAAGGGCCTGTCGTTGATGGTGGTCAAGGCGAGCTTGGCTCGTCGCGCCACTGAAGGGACTTCGCTGGCGCCGGCATTCGAAGGTGGCGAGGGAAGCTTGGCAGTGGTCTATGGCGGCGAAGACTTCGTCTCGCTGGCCAAAGAGATGGCTGCAATCCACAAGAAGCCAGAGTTTGAAAAATGCCTGCCTCGCGGCGGCGTGATGGATGGCGAGAAGCTCTCGGCCGAAAAGATGAAGGAAGTGGCCAAGTGGCCCAATCGCGTGGGGCAAATCAGTTTGCTGCTCGGGCAGATTTTGTCGCCCGGAGCCAAGCTCCTCTCGCAAATCAATCAGCCCGGCGGTGCTCTGCTCAGCCAGGTCAAGAAGATTTCGGAAAAAGAGCAGGTTTCAGAAAAAGAGGGTGCCGAACCGGCTGCCAGCTAG
- the rplL gene encoding 50S ribosomal protein L7/L12, which produces MADVDISSLGDQIANLTLKQAKELSDYVKDKYGIEPAAGGGMMMAAPAADAGPAKAAEQTEFDVILTAAGDKKLEVVKAVKAITGASLMDAKKLVDAPPAKIKEKASKEDAAKVKADLEAAGATVELK; this is translated from the coding sequence ATGGCTGACGTAGACATTTCGTCCTTGGGTGATCAAATCGCCAACCTGACGCTCAAGCAGGCCAAAGAGCTGAGCGATTACGTGAAGGATAAGTACGGTATCGAACCTGCTGCAGGCGGCGGCATGATGATGGCTGCACCAGCTGCTGATGCTGGCCCGGCCAAGGCTGCCGAGCAGACCGAGTTCGACGTCATCCTCACCGCTGCTGGCGACAAGAAGCTGGAAGTCGTGAAGGCCGTGAAGGCCATCACTGGCGCCTCGCTGATGGACGCCAAGAAGTTGGTCGACGCTCCTCCAGCGAAGATCAAGGAAAAGGCCTCGAAGGAAGACGCTGCCAAGGTCAAGGCTGATCTCGAAGCTGCCGGTGCTACTGTCGAATTGAAGTAG